One Rosa chinensis cultivar Old Blush chromosome 5, RchiOBHm-V2, whole genome shotgun sequence genomic region harbors:
- the LOC112167733 gene encoding L-ascorbate peroxidase, cytosolic, with translation MGKCYPTVSEEYKKAIDKAKRKLRGLIAEKNCAPIMLRLAWHSAGTYDVKTKTGGPFGTMKQPAELAHGANNGLDIAVRLLEPIKEQFPILSYADFYQLAGVVAVEVTGGPDVPFHPGRKDKPEPPPEGRLPDAVKGSDHLRDVFGKTMGLSDQDIVALSGGHTLGRCHKERSGFEGPWTPNPLIFDNSYFTELLSGEKEGLLQLPTDKALLSDPVFRPLVDKYAADEDAFFADYALAHQRLSELGFAEA, from the exons ATGGGAAAGTGCTACCCAACCGTCAGCGAGGAGTACAAGAAGGCCATCGACAAGGCCAAGAGGAAGCTCAGAGGCCTCATCGCCGAGAAGAACTGCGCTCCTATCATGCTCCGTCTCGC ATGGCACTCTGCTGGAACCTATGATGTGAAAACTAAGACTGGAGGTCCATTCGGAACCATGAAGCAGCCAGCTGAGCTTGCTCACGGTGCTAACAATGGTCTTGATATTGCTGTCAGGCTCTTGGAGCCAATCAAGGAGCAGTTCCCTATTCTCTCTTACGCTGACTTCTACCAG cTGGCTGGAGTTGTTGCTGTAGAGGTTACTGGTGGACCTGATGTTCCATTCCACCCAGGAAGAAAG GACAAGCCTGAACCACCTCCAGAAGGCCGTCTTCCTGATGCTGTCAAGG GTTCTGACCACTTGAGGGATGTGTTTGGCAAAACCATGGGCCTCAGCGACCAGGACATTGTTGCTCTCTCTGGTGGTCACACCTTG GGAAGGTGCCACAAGGAACGATCTGGATTTGAGGGACCCTGGACTCCCAACCCCCTTATTTTTGACAACTCATATTTCAC GGAGCTGTTGAGTGGAGAGAAGGAAGGTCTTCTACAGCTTCCAACTGACAAGGCTCTTCTGTCCGACCCTGTCTTCCGCCCTCTTGTTGACAAATATGCTGCG GATGAAGATGCTTTCTTTGCTGATTATGCTCTAGCTCATCAGAGGCTCTCTGAGCTTGG CTTTGCTGAAGCTTAA
- the LOC121049255 gene encoding putative MO25-like protein At5g47540: MGYGGHSLLLTVSQWVEIEHQALVFKYLKAGHCFEIASDAATTFNELMTRHKSTVAQFLSNHYDWFFQEYNSQLLESQNYITKRQAIKDPNKIIQLETFHVFRLFVANENKPPQFVNVLVTKRSKLLRLKVPHDLKDKEIQVKLNRERILSYMTGV, encoded by the exons ATGGGCTATGGAGGTCACTCGCTGCTTTTAACAGTGTCACAGTGGGTGGAGATAGAGCATCAAGCCTTGGTTTTTAAGTATCTCAAGGCAGGGCATTGCTTTGAAATAGCATCGGATGCTGCAACCACTTTCAAT GAGCTTATGACCAGGCATAAATCAACTGTTGCACAATTTTTATCTAATCATTATGACTGG TTTTTCCAAGAATATAATTCGCAGTTGCTGGAGTCTCAAAATTACATCACCAAACGGCAGGCTATCAAG GATCCAAACAAGATAATCCAATTGGAGACCTTTCATGTCTTCAGG CTATTTGTTGCAAATGAAAATAAGCCTCCTCAGTTTGTTAATGTACTAGTAACAAAGAGGAGCAAGCTTCTCCGTTTGAAAGTCCCTCATGACCTCAAAGATAAGGAAATTCAG GTTAAATTAAACAGAGAGAGAATCCTCTCCTACATGACTGGGGTATAG